From the genome of Cervus elaphus chromosome 7, mCerEla1.1, whole genome shotgun sequence:
CCTGGATCGAGGGACCGTTCCACTCTAAAAGCCTAAAAGCTTTTCTGCGTGGAGGCACTCGTGCCAGCTTTCAATGGACAGTCTGGGGCTGGCTGGGCTATTAATAGCTCTGAGTATTTTGAgatccctctccccacctcagaGCACAGAGATTCTTAGAGAGGTGGCAGTAAGCAGAGCAGGGCCAGGGAGACAGGAGAACTCACTGACCTGGGAAGAGGGCTCGGAGCTCGGGCCAGGCCAGGGAACAGCATACAGCCTCCGTGGGGAGGGGCGACCATGCTGAGCCCTAGTTCAGCAGTCTGAGCTGGTAGGCAGGTCAGAGTGGCCCCACCCTTCGCTGTTGGAGAACACAGGGCCAGGGCTAGCTCCCTGACCTCGGCGGCTCCCCTGGGGCAGAGCCAGCCACCTGAGCTGCGGAGGGGTGGTGTGGGAGGGCCACCAGGGTGACGCTTACGGGCAAGGGCTAGTCCGGGCAGAGTCACGGTGAGCCAGGCAAAGGCCCCGCCTGAGGAGCCCGTGGCCCCAACTTGTGTGCAGGTAGCGGAGGCAGCAGGCCGTGCCGGGGGGGCATGTTGCTGTAACCAGAGGCCCAGGGGATGTTACGGTGGACGGTGCACCTAGAGGGCGGGCCCCGCAGGGTGAACCATGCCGCTGTGGCCGTGGGGCACCGGGTATACTCCTTCGGGGGTTACTGCTCAGGCGAAGACTATGAGACGCTGCGCCAGATTGATGTGCACATCTTCAACGCCGGTAAGCAAACTCGGGGACCGCCCCTGGGTGCCCGCATCGGGGAGGGCAGTGGGCGGTGGGTGCCCCACATCAGGGAGCGCAGGGGGTGGCTGAGTGAGGTTCGATGGTGGTTCCCCATGGCCAAAGAGGGTGGGGGAAGCCAACGTGGTTGGGGAACAGGTGGACGGCCTGAAGGGAGGCTCCCAGGGCTGAGCAGAGCTGTGCCCGCAGTGTCCTTGCGTTGGACAAAGCTGCCCCCGGTGAGGCCCGCCGCCCGCGGGCAGGCTCCCGTGGTACCCTACATGCGATATGGACACTCAACCGTCCTCATCGATGACACAGTCTTCCTTTGGGGCGGGCGGAATGACACCGAAGGGGCCTGCAATGTGCTCTATGCCTTTGACGTCAGTGAGTATGGGTCTCAAGAGTGGTTGTGTTCTGCCAGATGGTGCCTCAGGGGGCCTGGGAAGGGTGTGTGCTGAGGGGGCTGGGAGTGAGGTGCCCCCGAGTCTAGGAGGGAGGGTTAGCTTACTTACCGGGCCCACTCTCTGCCCTCTTCAGATACTCACAAGTGGTCAACACCCCGAGTGTCAGGAGCGGTTCCTGGGGCCCGGGATGGACATTCGGCTTGTGTCCTGGGCAAGACCATGTACATTTTTGGGGGCTATGAGCAGCTGGTAGGTCTGGAAGCAACCAGAGGTTTAGGgtggggatgaggaggaggaaggggaattgAAGGTGGTGGAATGGGAGGCTTTGGTTTGCTTGCAGGTTCTGAGGTGAGGGGCTTGGAGGGTGGGGGAGTGACCCCTGCCCCTctcttttattccttccttcacTTCCTTTCTCATCCCTACCAGGCTGACTGCTTTTCCAATGACATCCACAAGCTGGATACCAGCACCATGACGTGGACCCTGATCTGTACAAAGGTCTGccctttttcctctcttccagACACCTATCCTCAATTTAAGAAACCATAGGGAGCTCAAACTGAAAGCTGACCCCTTCTCCGTGCCATCTTTGCTCCTGCCCAGGGCAACCCTGCACGCTGGAGGGACTTCCACTCGGCCACAATGCTGGGCAGTCACATGTATGTCTTTGGGGGCCGGGCCGACCGTTTTGGGCCATTCCATTCCAACAATGAGATTTACTGCAACCGCATCCGTGTCTTTGACACGAGGACTGAGGCCTGGCTGGACTGTCCACCCACCCCAGTGCTACCCGAGGGGCGCCGGAGCCACTCAGCCTGTGAGTGTCTGTTAGGTC
Proteins encoded in this window:
- the KLHDC3 gene encoding kelch domain-containing protein 3 isoform X1 produces the protein MLRWTVHLEGGPRRVNHAAVAVGHRVYSFGGYCSGEDYETLRQIDVHIFNAVSLRWTKLPPVRPAARGQAPVVPYMRYGHSTVLIDDTVFLWGGRNDTEGACNVLYAFDVNTHKWSTPRVSGAVPGARDGHSACVLGKTMYIFGGYEQLADCFSNDIHKLDTSTMTWTLICTKGNPARWRDFHSATMLGSHMYVFGGRADRFGPFHSNNEIYCNRIRVFDTRTEAWLDCPPTPVLPEGRRSHSAFGYNGELYIFGGYNARLNRHFHDLWKFNPVSFTWKKIEPKGKGPCPRRRQCCCIVGDKIVLFGGTSPSPEEGLGDEFDLIDHSDLHILDFSPSLKTLCKLAVIQYNLDQSCLPHDIRWELNAMTTNSNISRPIVSSHG